Within the Streptomyces vilmorinianum genome, the region TTGGTCAGCGCGACCGCGTCCTGCCACAGCAGCACCCGGTGGCGGGTCAGCTGGCCCTCCAGGGAGACCGTGAGCCCCTCGGGAAGCGTCTCCTCCGCCACCGCCCACGAGGCCCCGACGACCAGCCCCGTCGCCAGCGCGAGCCCCGCGAGCCCGAGGAACCGGCGCCGCATCCGTACCGCGGCCAGCGAACAGAGCAGGACGCCGAGCGAGGCGACGAAACCGACCACGGAACCCAGCGCGAGGGCCACGCCCGCCACCACAAGGGCGAGGACCCGCAGCAGGAGCCTGCCCGGCACCGAACCGGCCGCCGAGGCCGCGCAGCAGGCCGCACCGGCGGCGAGTACGAGGAGCGCGGCGGCCGCTCCCGTGTGACCCGGCGGCAGGGAGCCGGCGGGGGAGGCACCCGGGATGCCGGGCCCGGAGGCCAGCACGAGCCCGAGGGCGGCGAGGGAGGCGACCGTGGCGGCGGCGACGGGAAGCAGCGTGCCGGAGATCCGGCCGCAGGCGTAGCCGGCGGCGAGCGCGAGCACGGCGAGAAGGATCCCCTCGGGACGCGCGTCCCGTCCGGTGGCGCTGACGAGCGACCACAGCACGCAGGCACCGAGGACCAGGACACCGGCGACATCCGGCGCCCGGCCACGCTCGCGCACGGCGGCCCCCTCAGCCGCAGGTGCAGCCATCCCCGTCGACCCCCCGATCAGTCTGGCGGACACGGTAACGGGGTGGCCGGGGTTTGTGGAGCGAAAGCGCAGGAACGTTGCGGCAGAAGGGAACACCGCGGCGGAAGTACGCGAAGGTCGCGAAGGGAACAGGGGGATGGCGCGGGCCGGGCTCCTCCCGTCCCAGGCAGGCGCCGTAGACTCCGCAACGTGAGCACCACGATCGCGCCCGTCGACGCCTCCGGCCCCGCCGCCGCCTCCGAGCCCGGCCCGACCGGCCTCCGGCGCCTCGTACGACCCGGCGCGGCCGTGCTGTCCGGGGCCCTGCTCTTCCTGAGCTTCCCGCCCCGCCCGCTGTGGTGGCTCGCGCTGCCCGCCTTCGCACTGCTCGGCTGGACGCTGCGCGGCCGCCGGCTGCGCGCCGGATTCGGCCTCGGGTACCTCGCCGGTCTCGGCTTCCTGCTGCCGCTCCTGATCTGGACCGGCGCCGAGGTCGGCCGGTTCCCGTGGATCGCCCTGTCCGCCGTCGAGGCCCTGTTCATCGCCGCGGCCGGACTCGGGATCGCGGCCGTCTCCCGGCTGCCCGGCTGGCCGGTCCTCGCCGCGGCCGTGTGGATCCTCGCCGAAGCGGCACGCGCGCGTGTCCCGTTCGGCGGCTTCCCCTGGGGCAAGATCGCCTTCGGGCAGGCCGACGGATTCTTCCTCCCCCTGGCGGCCGTCGGCGGCACCCCGGTGCTCGGCTTCGCCGTCGCCCTCTGCGGCTTCGGCCTGTACGAGGTGATCCGCCAGGTCCGCGCCTACCGCGCGACCGGCGTCGTCCCCCGCGGCCCGCTCGCCGCGGCCGCGCTCACGGTGCTCGTCCCGGTCACCGGAGCCCTCGCCGCACTGCCGCTCGTCGACGACTCCGCGGAGGACGGCACGGCGACCGTCGCGGCCGTGCAGGGCAACGTGCCGCGCCTCGGACTCGACTTCAACGAGCAGCGGCGCGCGGTCCTCGACAACCACGCCGCCCGCACCACGGAACTCGCGGAGGACGTCAAGGCGGGCAAGAAGCCGCAGCCCGACTTCGTCCTGTGGCCGGAGAACTCCTCCGACATCGATCCCTACGCCAACCCCGACGCGGCGGACGTCATCGGCAAGGCCGTCGAGAAGATCGGCGTACCGACCGTGATCGGCGCCGTCATCGCGCCGGAGACGGGCAAGCTCCGCAACACCCTCATCGAGTGGGACCCGGACAAGGGCCCCGTCGCCACCTACGACAAGCGGCACGTCCAGCCCTTCGGCGAGTACATCCCGATGCGGCCCTTCGTCCGCGTCTTCAACAGCAACGTCGACCGCGTCAGCCGCGACTTCGGGCCGGGCGACAAGATCGGCGTCTTCGACCTCGCCGGCACCAAGGTCGGCCTCGCCACCTGCTACGAGGCGGCCTTCGACTGGGCCGTACGGGACACCGTCACGCACGGCGCCCAGCTCATCTCCGTACCGAGCAACAACGCGACCTTCGGCCGCAGCGAGATGACCTACCAGCAGCTCGCGATGTCCCGGGTGCGGGCGGTCGAGCACAGCCGGTCCGTCGTCGTACCGGTCACCAGTGGCGTCAGCGCGATCATCAGGCCCGACGGCCGGATCGTGCAGCAGACGGAGATGTTCACCCCGGACGTCCTGGTCGACAAGGTGCCGCTGCGCTCCTCGCTCACCCCGGCGACGCGGATGGGCACCCTGCCCGAGGCGCTGCTGGTGGCGGTGGCGGCGGCCGGGCTCGGCTGGTCGGCGCTGCGGTCCGTGCGGGCCCGCCGGAGC harbors:
- a CDS encoding O-antigen ligase family protein, which gives rise to MRERGRAPDVAGVLVLGACVLWSLVSATGRDARPEGILLAVLALAAGYACGRISGTLLPVAAATVASLAALGLVLASGPGIPGASPAGSLPPGHTGAAAALLVLAAGAACCAASAAGSVPGRLLLRVLALVVAGVALALGSVVGFVASLGVLLCSLAAVRMRRRFLGLAGLALATGLVVGASWAVAEETLPEGLTVSLEGQLTRHRVLLWQDAVALTKENPLLGIGPDRFGALSPTARETLYADGTPHSAPLQQAAEQGVPGVVLLGAAYGWLLCGLWSSPRTTAVVLTAAATLAALAALAAVGNALSFTPVTAGAGLLAGLATARAPSLPDG
- the lnt gene encoding apolipoprotein N-acyltransferase, which produces MSTTIAPVDASGPAAASEPGPTGLRRLVRPGAAVLSGALLFLSFPPRPLWWLALPAFALLGWTLRGRRLRAGFGLGYLAGLGFLLPLLIWTGAEVGRFPWIALSAVEALFIAAAGLGIAAVSRLPGWPVLAAAVWILAEAARARVPFGGFPWGKIAFGQADGFFLPLAAVGGTPVLGFAVALCGFGLYEVIRQVRAYRATGVVPRGPLAAAALTVLVPVTGALAALPLVDDSAEDGTATVAAVQGNVPRLGLDFNEQRRAVLDNHAARTTELAEDVKAGKKPQPDFVLWPENSSDIDPYANPDAADVIGKAVEKIGVPTVIGAVIAPETGKLRNTLIEWDPDKGPVATYDKRHVQPFGEYIPMRPFVRVFNSNVDRVSRDFGPGDKIGVFDLAGTKVGLATCYEAAFDWAVRDTVTHGAQLISVPSNNATFGRSEMTYQQLAMSRVRAVEHSRSVVVPVTSGVSAIIRPDGRIVQQTEMFTPDVLVDKVPLRSSLTPATRMGTLPEALLVAVAAAGLGWSALRSVRARRSRDV